Proteins encoded by one window of Arachis ipaensis cultivar K30076 chromosome B04, Araip1.1, whole genome shotgun sequence:
- the LOC107636666 gene encoding putative respiratory burst oxidase homolog protein H, giving the protein MSLPEGGKDESKWILESIEVVDPMADVPLEDHDDNKKSNVNGSPESMVVKFPNEASLSNNGDNIRHRNNNNNNNGGGGSVKMERVQSGAARGLKGLRFLDRSVTGKENDAWKSIGKRFNQNAVDGKISKDKFGTCIGMGAESKEFAGELYEALARRRNICAENGVTLDELRVFWEDMTNKDLEARLQVFFDMCDKNGDGRLSEEEVREVILLSAAANKLGNLKQHASTYAALIMEELDPDQNGYIEMWQLETLLREMASAEEGTSVKCNTKNQELTKAMIPSMYRTPLRKFFNKTREFVLDKWKKIWVISLWIAINIALYSWKFMQYRDTREFKIMGYCLCSAKGAAETLKFNMALIVLTMCRNTLTRLRGTFLNRIIPFDDNINFHKMIAVGVVIGTVVHVGMHVTCDFPRIQSCPKRKFMSILGPNFNYKQPTYLEIVLSIPGTTGIAMVLIMAFVFTLATHYFRRSIVKLPSPLHRLAGFNAFWYAHHLLIGVYVLLLIHGYYLFLTKDWRKKTTWMYLVVPLILYSTERLHPFVNREDHRVSVIKAILYTGNVLALYMTKPAGFKYKSGMYLFIKCKDISKFEWHPFSITSAPGDDYLSVHIRTLGDWTTELRKRFEQVCGPQNVETRPGALQRMQTRVTSGKDPSQAGYPKILIKGPYGAPAQNYKNYDVLLLIGLGIGATPMISILKDILSHMKGENLEQGSTHGNNPVEEGKKCPNRAYFYWVTREQASFEWFKGVMDDVAEYDQDGIIEMHNYLTSVYAEGDARSALIGMIQKLQHAKNGLDVVSESRIRTHFARPNWKKVFTDLTSQHENSRIGVFYCGSPSLTPTLRNLCKEFSLNSSTRFAFHKENF; this is encoded by the exons ATGTCACTACCAGAAGGAGGGAAAGATGAATCAAAATGGATTCTTGAGAGCATTGAGGTTGTTGATCCAATGGCGGATGTGCCATTAGAAGATCACGATGATAATAAAAAAAGTAACGTAAATGGAAGCCCAGAAAGCATGGTGGTGAAGTTTCCCAATGAGGCTTCATTGAGCAATAATGGTGACAATATAAGGCataggaataataataataataataatggtggtggTGGGAGTGTCAAGATGGAGAGGGTTCAATCAGGTGCAGCTAGAGGGCTTAAGGGTTTACGGTTCCTTGATAGATCAGTAACAGGAAAGGAAAATGATGCATGGAAGTCTATTGGGAAGCGCTTTAATCAGAATGCTGTTGATGGGAAGATCTCTAAAGACAAATTCGGAACATGCATTG GTATGGGGGCAGAATCAAAGGAGTTTGCAGGGGAGTTGTACGAGGCACTGGCGCGGCGAAGGAACATTTGTGCAGAAAATGGTGTTACTCTGGATGAACTCAGAGTATTCTGGGAGGACATGACTAATAAAGATCTTGAAGCAAGACTTCAAGTGTTCTTTGACAT GTGTGACAAGAATGGGGATGGTAGGCTATCAGAAGAAGAGGTTAGAGAG GTTATATTATTGAGCGCGGCCGCAAATAAACTAGGAAATCTCAAACAACATGCTTCTACTTATGCAGCTTTGATCATGGAAGAGCTTGACCCTGATCAAAACGGATATATAGAG ATGTGGCAGCTAGAAACTCTGCTAAGAGAAATGGCCAGTGCTGAAGAAGGCACAAGTGTGAAATGTAATACTAAAAATCAAGAATTGACTAAAGCTATGATTCCAAGCATGTATAGAACTCCTCTTAGAAAGTTCTTCAATAAAACAAGAGAATTCGTACTAGACAAATGGAAAAAGATATGGGTTATCTCACTTTGGATAGCAATAAACATTGCTCTTTACAGTTGGAAGTTTATGCAGTACAGAGACACAAGAGAATTCAAAATCATGGGATACTGTCTCTGCTCTGCAAAGGGTGCTGCTGAGACTCTGAAGTTCAACATGGCTCTCATTGTTCTTACAATGTGCAGAAACACTCTTACTAGGCTAAGAGGAACATTTCTTAACCGAATCATCCCTTTTGATGATAACATAAACTTCCATAAGATGATCGCTGTCGGGGTAGTCATTGGGACTGTGGTTCATGTAGGGATGCATGTCACTTGTGATTTTCCAAGAATACAATCTTGTCCGAAAAGGAAGTTTATGTCGATTCTTGGGCCTAATTTCAACTATAAGCAGCCTACCTACCTAGAAATTGTTCTTAGTATTCCTGGCACAACAGGAATTGCTATGGTTTTGATCATGGCATTTGTTTTCACTCTAGCAACACATTATTTCAGAAGAAGTATTGTGAAGTTACCTTCTCCTCTGCATCGTTTGGCCGGTTTCAACGCATTCTGGTACGCGCATCATTTGCTTATCGGTGTTTATGTGCTTCTGCTCATACATGGTTACTATCTTTTCCTCACCAAAGATTGGCGCAAGAAAACT ACTTGGATGTACCTTGTTGTTCCCCTAATTCTCTATTCTACTGAGAGACTGCATCCATTTGTTAACCGTGAAGATCATCGCGTTAGCGTGATTAAG GCAATATTATACACAGGAAATGTTCTAGCACTGTACATGACTAAACCTGCAGGATTCAAGTATAAAAGTGGAATGTACCTTTTTATCAAATGCAAAGATATATCCAAGTTTGAATG GCATCCTTTCTCCATCACCTCTGCGCCCGGAGATGATTACCTGAGTGTCCATATTAGAACCCTCGGAGACTGGACGACCGAGCTTAGAAAACGATTCGAGCAG GTTTGTGGACCTCAGAATGTAGAAACAAGACCAGGAGCACTTCAGAGAATGCAAACAAGGGTAACTTCAGGCAAAGACCCTTCACAAGCAGG TTATCCAAAGATACTCATTAAAGGACCATATGGAGCCCCAGCACAAAACTATAAGAACTATGATGTTCTCTTGCTAATAGGTCTTGGAATTGGTGCCACACCAATGATCAGTATTCTCAAAGATATCTTGAGCCACATGAAGGGAGAAAACCTTGAACAG GGAAGCACCCATGGTAATAATCCCGTAGAGGAAGGAAAGAAATGTCCTAATAGAGCATATTTCTATTGGGTAACAAGAGAGCAAGCTTCATTTGAATGGTTTAAAGGTGTCATGGATGATGTTGCAGAATATGATCAAGAT GGTATTATCGAAATGCACAACTACTTAACTAGTGTCTATGCCGAAGGTGATGCTAGATCTGCACTTATTGGCATGATTCAGAAGCTACAACATGCTAAAAATGGACTTGACGTGGTTTCAGAAAGCCGG ATACGGACTCATTTTGCAAGACCCAACTGGAAAAAAGTCTTTACCGATTTAACGAGTCAACATGAAAATAGTAGAATAG